The genomic stretch CGCTGACCATCAAGCACACCTCCGGCAAGTTCAGCAAGCTCATCACGGGCGGCGACGCCATCTACGGCGGCCAGTACCGCTGCTCGCTCGGTTTCAACGTGCACAGCGGCAGCACGTACTACTTCCTCACCGCCGGGCACTGCGGCCAGGTCGCCTCCACCTGGTACAGCAACTCCGGCCACACCACGGTGCTGGGCACCACCGTCGACTACAGCTTCCCGGGCAACGACTTCGCGCTGGTGCGGTACACCAACTCCTCGATCGCGCACCCGAGCGCGGTCGGCAGCCAGAGCATCACCAGCGCGGGTACGCCGAGTGTGGGCCAGACCGTCTACCGGCGCGGCTCCACGACCGGTACGCACAGCGGGCAGGTCACGGCGCTGAACGCCACCGTCCACTACGACAGCGGTGAGACCGTCAGCGGCCTGATCCAGACCACGGTGTGCGCCGAGGGCGGCGACAGTGGTGGGCCGCTGTACGCGGGTTCTGTGGCCTACGGGCTGACGTCCGGGGGCAGTGGTGACTGCACCTCCGGTGGTACGACGTTCTTCCAGCCGGTCACCGAGGCGTTGAGCTACTACGGGGTCACGCTGCCCTGAAGCCGGCTTGTCGAGTCCCCGTACGCCCCCGGCGTACGGGGACTTTCCCTTGACGGGGATGGGTGAGAACAAGCCATGTGATCTCGTCACGTTGTGCAGAGGGCTACTTGCGCCTCGTGTTTGCAGTGTTAATTTCCCGGCGTGACCGTGGTCGGTCAAGTCCGTCGGGGGTGCGCACGTCGCTTCTCCGCGCGTCCTGAAGTCAACCTTGTGTGCCCCCTGTGTCGTTCGGAAGAGTGGGCCCTCGTCAACCAGCCTTCCGGTCCGTCGCCCCCACAAAACCGGCGGACCATCCCCCCACAGGAGGACGTGAGTTGAAGCACCGACGCATACCCAGGCGGCGGGCCGCCCTGGCCGGTGCGGGAATCGCCGCACTGGTCGCAGCGGGTGTCACCTTGCAGAATGCGAACGCCAGTGAGCCGGCGAAGTCCGCTCCGGAGGCGAAGGTTCTGTCCGCCCCGGCGGCTGGAAACCTCGCCTCTACGCTGCTGAAGAACCTCGGCTCCGGGGCCGCCGGCAGCTACTACGACGCCCAGGCCAAGAGTCTTGTCGTCAACGTGCTCGACCAGGGTGCCGTGAAAACCGTCGAGGCGGCCGGGGCCAAGGCGAGACTTGTCACCAACTCGCTCGCCGCGCTCGACGGTGCGCGGACGACGCTGAAGAAGGACGCGACCATTCCGGGGACGTCGTGGGCGACGGACCCGGTCAGCAACAAGGTCGTCGTCACCGCCGACAAGACGGTGTCGGGCGCGGAGTGGACCAAGCTGAGCAAGGTGGTCGACGGGCTCGGTGGCAAGGCCGAACTGCAGCGGTCGAAGGGGGAGTTCAAGCCCTTCATCGCCGGTGGTGACGCGATCAGCGGTTCCGGTGGGCGTTGCTCGCTCGGCTTCAACGTGGTCAAGGACGGGCAGCCGTACTTCCTGACCGCCGGGCACTGCACCGCGGACATCTCCACCTGGTCGGACTCCAGTGGCAAGGAGATCGGGCAGAACGCGGAGTCGCACTTCCCGGGGACCGACTTCGGGCTTGTGAAGTACACGGCGGACGTGGACCATCCGAGCGAGGTCGACCTGTACAACGGGTCCACCCAGAAGATCACCGGGGCCGCCGAGGCGACGGTCGGGATGAAGGTGACGCGCAGTGGGTCGACGACCCATGTGCACGACGGTACGGTCACCGGGCTGAACGCCACGGTGAACTACCAGGAGGGCTCCGTCAGCGGTCTCATCCAGACCGATGTGTGCGCCGAGCCCGGTGACAGCGGTGGCTCGCTGTTCTCGGGGAGCAACGCGATCGGGCTGACCTCGGGCGGCAGTGGCGACTGCACCTCCGGCGGGGAGACGTTCATCCAGCCGGTCACCGCCGCGCTGTCCGCTACCGGGGCGCAGATCGGCTGATTCGTTCTTCCGGCTGATTCGTTCTGTCGTGGAGTCCCGTCCCCGCGGGTGTGCGGGGGCGGGACTCCACGGTGTTTGCGCAGGTGAGAGGCGGCTGAATGGATGTCGTACACATGTTCGGGAATGAGGGTATGGTGGGGGTGGAAGTAGGGAACTGATGTTCGAGTGCGGGAGGTGGGCGTGCCGGGCTTCGTGCATCTGCACACCGTCTCCGGGTTCTCCCTGAGGTATGGGGCATCCCATCCGGAGCGGCTGGCCGAGCGTGCCTCGGAGCGAGGGATGGATGCTCTCGCCCTCACCGATCGTGACACCGTCGCGGGGGTGGTGCGCTTCGCCAAGGCCTGTGCGAAGGCCGGCGTCCGCCCGCTGCTCGGTGCCGATCTGGCGGTGGAGGGGCCCGCGCGGGTGCGTGCGGATGATCCGGTACGCCGGGAACGGCGTGGCACCCCGGTGCGCGGTGGTGCTTTCGTCGATGAGTCGACGCCCCGCGTGACCTTTCTCGCCCGGGACGGCGCCCGGGGCTGGGCCGACCTGTGCCGCCTGGTCACCGCCGCCCATACGGCCACGGACGCCCCCCGGCTGACCTGGCCCGACAACCACGCCGACGGCCTGACCGTGCTGCTCGGTCCCGACTCCGACGTCGGCCGCGCCCTCGCCGCGGGCCGTCCCGACCGGGCTGCGAAGCTCCTCGCCCCCTGGCGCGAGGTCTACGGCGATGCGCTGAGGCTGGAGGCCGTCTGGCATCAGCGCGAAGGCACCGGCCCCGGCTCCCTGCGCCTGGCCGCCCGTACCGTCGGCTTCGCTGCCGAGCAGGGGGTGCGGCCTGTGCTCAGCAATGCCGTCCGGTATGCCGACCCCGGGGCGGGGCCTGTCGCCGATGTGCTGGATGCCGCCCGGCGGCTGGTGCCCATCGACCCCGCCAAGGAGCTGGACTCGGGCGAGGCCTGGCTCAAGGACGCGGGTGACATGCTGCGGGTAGCCGAGCGGGTCGTGGAGGCTGCCGGTTATCGGCGGGACGTCGCGTACCGGCTGCTGGAGCAGACCCGGGCGACCGCCGCCGAGTGCCTGGTCGACCCCGAGGACGATCTCGGCATCGGCACGGTTCATTTTCCCGAGGCGTATCTCGTCGGTGCCGGGCGGCGTACCGCCCAGCGCGTGCTCGCCTCGCGGGTGGCGGCGGGCATGGTGCTGCGCGGCTACGACGACCGCCGGGACTACTGGGCGCGGATACATGAAGAACTGGACGTCATCGCCTACTACGGCTATGCCTCCTACTTCCTGACGGTGGCTCAAGTGGTCGATGACGTACGGAAGATGGGGATCCGGGTGGCCGCCCGGGGGTCCGGGGCCGGGTCGCTGGTCAATCATCTTCTGGGGATCGCGCATGCCGATCCGGTCGAGCACGGGCTGCTGATGGAGCGCTTCCTTTCCAAGCGCCGTATCGCCCTGCCTGATATCGACATCGATGTGGAGTCCGCGCGCCGGCTGGAGGTCTACCGCGCGATCGTCGACCGGTTCGGGACCGAGCGGGTCGCGACGGTCGCGATGCCGGAGACCTATCGGGTGCGGCATGCCATCCGGGACGTGGGCGCCGCTCTGTCCATGGATCCGGCCGAGATCGACCGGGTCGCCAAGTCCTTTCCGCACATCCGCGCCCGGGATGCGCGGGCCGCGCTGGAGGAGCTGCCCGAGCTGCGGAAACTGGCGGGCGAGAAGGAGAAGTTCGGGCGGTTGTGGGAGCTGGTCGAGGCGCTGGACGCGCTGCCGCGCGGGGTCGCCATGCATCCGTGCGGGGTGCTGTTGTCCGATGCCTCGCTGCTCGAACGTACGCCGGTGATGCCGACCAGCGGTGAGGGCTTTCCCATGTCGCAGTTCGACAAGGAGGACGTGGAGGACCTCGGGCTGCTCAAGCTCGATGTGCTGGGCGTGCGGATGCAGTCGGCGATGGCCCATGCGGTCGCCGAGGTGGAGCGGGCGACGGGGGAGCGGGTCGATCTGGACGCGGTGCCGCCGGGGGACGCGGAGACCTATGAGTTGATCCGGTCCGCCGAGACGCTGGGGTGCTTCCAGATCGAGTCGCCCGGACAGCGGGATCTGGTGGGGCGGCTGCAGCCGAGTACGTTTCATGATCTGGTTGTTGATATCTCGCTGTTCCGGCCCGGGCCCGTCGCCGCCGACATGGTGCGGCCGTTCGTCGAGGCTCGGCACGGGCGGGCGCCGGTGCGTTATCCGCATCCGGATCTGGAGCGTCCGCTGAAGGAGACGTACGGCGTCGTCGTCTTTCATGAGCAGATCATTCACATCGTGGACATCATGACCGGCTGCGGGCGGGCCGAGGGGGACGCGGTACGGCGCGGGCTGTCCGATCCCGAGTCGCAGGGGCGGATCCGGGTCTGGTTCGCTCAGCGCGCCGCGATGAACGGATATGACGCGGAAACGATTCAGCGGACCTGGGAGATCGTCGAGGCCTTCGGGTCGTACGGGTTCTGCAAGGCGCATGCCGTCGCGTTCGCCGTGCCGACGTACCAGTCGGCCTGGCTGAAGGCCCATCACCCGGCCGCTTTCTACGCCGGGCTGCTCACGCACGATCCGGGGATGTACCCGAAGCGGCTGCTGCTGGCCGACGCGCGGCGGCGTGGGGTGCCGATCCTGCCGTTGGACGTGAATGTGTCCGGGGTCGCCCATCGGATCGAACTGGTGTCTGAATCTGGAGTGTGGGGACTGCGGCTCGCTCTCTCCGATGTGCACGGCATCAGCGAGGCCGAGGCACGGCGGATCGCGGGCGGGCAGCCGTACTCCTCGCTGGTGGACTTCTGGGAGCGGGGCCGCCCCAGTCGTCCGCTGGCCCAAAGGCTCGCCCAGGTGGGGGCGTTGGACGCCTTCGGTGCCAACCGGCGTGATCTGCAGCTGCACCTGACCGAGCTGCACCGGGGCGCCCGGGGCGGTGGCGGCGGGCAGCTCCCTCTGGCGGGCGGGCGGAAGACGGCTCCGGCCGGGCTGCCCGACCTCACCTCGGCGGAACGGCTCAGCGCCGAGCTGGGTGTGCTGTCCATGGACGCCTCGCGCAATCTGATGGACGACCACCGGGAGTTCCTCAAGGAGCTGGGCGTGGTCTCCGCGCGCCGGCTGCGCGAGGCGCGGCACGGCGAGACCGTGCTGGTCGCGGGCGCCAAGGCGGCCACCCAGACCCCACCGATCCGCTCCGGCAAGCGGGTCATCTTCTCCACGCTGGACGACGGCACAGGGCTGGTCGATCTGGCGTTCTTCGACGACTCGCACGATGCCTGCGCCCACACCGTCTTCCACTCGTGGCTGCTGCTGGTGCGGGGAGTGGTGCAGCGGCGCGGGCCGCGCAGTCTGAGCGTGGTGGGTTCCGCCGCCTGGAACCTCGCCGAGCTCGTCGAACTGCGGGCCACGGGCGGGCTGGACGAAGTGGCGGCGCGGCTCGCGGAGCCGGTGGCCCAGGGTGCGGACGGTGATCCGACCGGTGGACGGCGGATCCAGCTGCCGACCGGGTACGAGATGCATCCGTGGGCCGATCTGCGGCCCGCGGGCCAGGAGACCGCGCAAGGGCCTTCGGCGATGAAGAAGTTGTGGCACCAGAGTCCGGGGAGTGCGGGATGACCATTCTCTGCGTACGTTTCCAGCTGCCGCCGATGTACGAGGCGGCCCTGCCGGGACTGCTCGGGTTGCTGGAGGACTTCACCCCGGTCGTCGAGGCGCTGTCCCCGGACGGGGCGCTGGCCGATCTGCGCGGCGCCGAGCGGTACTTCGGGCGCAGCGCCGTGGAGCTGGCCTCGGTGATCCGGGTGCGGGCGCTCGCGCGACACGGCGTCGACTGCGTGATCGGCGCCGGTCCGGGGCCGACGCTGGCCCGCGTGGCGCTGCGCGACGCCCGGCCCGGGGTGACCTGTGTCGTGCCCGAGGACCCGGACGGCATCGCGGAGTTCCTCGCCGAACGGCCCGTGTCCGCGCTGCCCGGCGTCGGCGCGGCGACCGCCCGCACCCTGGGCGAGTACGGCCTGGACACCCTGGGTCTGGTCGCCGCCGCGCCGCTGTCCACGCTCCAGCGGCTGATCGGTGCGAAAGCCGGCCGCGAGCTGCGCGAGAAGGCGAGCGGCGTCGACCGGGACCGGGTCGTGCCGAACGCCGTCTCGCGGTCACTGGCGACGGAACGGGCCTTCGGCATCGATGAGTTGGACCCTGGACGGCATCGCAGGGCACTGCTGTCGGCTGCCGAGGAGATCGGCGCACGGCTGCGCGCGGTGGAGAAGATCTGCCGCACCCTGACCCTCACCGTGCGCTACGCCGACCGCTCCTCGACCACCCGAAGCCGCACCTTGAAGGAGCCGACCGCGCACTCGGCGGCCCTGACGAAGGTGGCCTACGGCATGTACGAGGCGCTCGGCCTGCAGCGCGCCCGGGTCCGCGCGCTCACCCTGCGCGCCGAAGGCCTGGCCCCCGCCGACCAGGCCTCCCACCAGCTCACCTTCGACCCCGTGGACGAGAAGGTCCGCCGGATCGAGGAGGTCGCGGACCGCGCGCGAGCGAAGTTCGGGCCCCGGGCGGTGATGCCGGGGGCGCTGGGGCGTGACTGCGGCTCCACGGCTGTCAGCTGGCCCAGGGCGGCGTGATCCGGCTGCCGTCGGTCAGCTCCGCCTCCAGACCTATGGAGGTGGTGACCCAGGAGAGCGCGGTGTGATCGGTCGGGTTCTCCACGGCGAGGGTCGTACCCGGGTTGACGATCACCGTGTCGCCCGCACCGATGCGGTCGGTGCGGCCGTCGAGTGTGATCAGCAGTTCGCCCACGAGCAGATGAAAGATCTCCTCGCGGCTGACGGTGTGGGCGGGGGCCTTGATGCCGGCCGGGATCTCGCCGCGCCAGGCGCAGAGTTCCTTGCTACCGGTGAGCGGGGTGGCGTACGAGACGAAGCGGGCGCCGTGGCCCTGTCCGCCGCCCTGCTCGCCGTCGCCGGTGACCTTACGCAACGCATCCATGACGGGGTGGTGGCGCGCGGGTTCACCGATCTGCGGCCGGCACACGGCTTCACCTTCGCGCGGCTCGCCCCGGGCGGGGCCACCGTCACCGACCTCGCGGTGCACCTCGGGGTGACCAAGCAGGCCGCGAGCCAGCTGGTGGACGAGATCGTGCGGAAGGGATACGCCGAGCGGCGGCCGCACCCCCAGGACGTGCGGGCCCGGCTGGTCGTGTTGACCGAGCGCGGCTGGGCCTGCACCCGGGCGGCGGAGGAGGCGGCGGCCGAGGTGGTGGGGGCGTGGGCCGGGCTGTTGGGTGAGGGTGAAGTGCGGGTGCTGGGGGAGCGGTTGGCGCGGATTGCGCCCCATGGTCCGATCAGGCCCGCTTGGTGAGGGGCTGTCAAGTCCTGGTGGAGCGTTGGTTATCACTGGAAGTTTTTACTGGCGCGTAACTTCACATGTGCGCTACTCGCCCGTAACTTGACGAGTGAACAGCATCCTCGTGATCCGGATCACAGGGTAAGGCCCCCACCCCCCTTGAGCCGCAAGGAGATCACCCGATGCTGCCCTGGAAGCGAGTGCTCAGACCCCTCGCCGCGCTGCTCCTCACCGCCGCCGTCGCCACCGTTCCCGCCGCAACGGCCGCTGCCGCGGACACCGGGCCCAGCAGTGGCTGGAACGACTTCTCCTGCAAGCCCTCCGCCGACCATCCCCGCCCGGTCGTCCTGGTGCACGGCACCCTGGGCAACTCGGTCGACAACTGGCTGTCCCTCGCCCCCTATCTGAAGGACCGCGGATACTGCGTCTACTCCCTCGACTACGGCCAACTGACCGGCGTCCCCCTCTTCTACGGCCTCGGTCCCATCGACAAGTCGGCAGAGCAGCTGTCGGCCTTCGTGGACAAGGTGCTCGCCGCGACCGGCGCCGCCAAGGCCGATCTGGTCGGGCACTCCCAGGGCGGCATGATGCCCCGTTACTACCTGAAGTTCCTCGGCGGAGCCGCCAAGGTGAACGCCCTCGTCGGCCTCGCACCCGACAACCACGGCGCCACCCTGAGCGGCCTCACCAACCTGCTGCCGTACTTCCCCGGCGCCACGGACCTGATCAAGGCCACCACCCCCGGCCTCGCCGACCAGATCCCCGGCTCCGACTTCCTCACCCAGCTCAACGCGGGCGGTGACACCGTCCCCGGAGTGCACTACACGGTCATCGCCACCAAGTACGACGAGGTGGCCACGCCCTGGCAGAGCCAGTACCTGAGCGGCTCCGACGTCCACAACGTCCTGCTGCAGGACCTGTGCCCGCTCGACCTCACCGAGCACGTTGCGATCGGCCTGTTCGACCGTATCGCCTTCCACGAGGTGGCCAATGCGCTCGACCCGGCCGACGCCACCGCCACCACCTGCGCGTCGGCCTTCAGCTGAGGTGTCACCGGGGCCTGTCCGACCTGAGCCGCCGGACAGGCCCCGGAACCCTCACCGGCGGTGGGCGCCGCCCGCCGAGCGCCGCCGTACCGACAGGAACAGCGCCGCCGAACCGAGCGCAAGCGCCGCCGCGCCGCCGATCGCGACGTACGAGGTGCCGGTGGAGGTGCCGGTCTCCGCGAGGTTCCTCGCGGCACCGGCCGCCTTCGGCGCGTTGGGCGCGGCGGCGGTGCCGGGCTGCTGTGCCGGCGTGCTCGTGGCGTCGCCGCCCTGACGGTGATGCGGCATCGTCATCGTCGACTTGTCGGCACCGGCCGCGATCTGCCGGTCGGAGGGCGTGGAGGCCGTCGGAGCGGGGCTGTTGCCGGGGTTCGCCGCGCCGGCGCCGCCGAAGTCGACGTCCGAGCAGGAGTAGAACGCCTCCGGGCTGTCCGAGCGCTGCCAGATTGCATACAGCAGCTGCTTGCCGGACCGCTCGGGGAGCGTGCCGGAGAACGTGTAGAGGCCACCCGAGGCGACCGGGTCGGTGGACGTCGCCACCGGGTGCTCCAGATCCAGCTCGGACCAGGCCAGCGGCCTGGCGGGGTCGTAACCGGGCTTGGTGAGATAGACCTTGAAGGTCCCCTTGTGCTGGGCGGTCACCCGGTACTTGAAGGTGTACGACCCGCTGTGCACGCTCGTCACCGGCCAGTCGGCGCGGGCCAGGTCCAGGCCCTTGAACTCCTCGTTGTTCGCGCTGCACAGCTTGCCGTCCGGGATCAGCTTCTGGTGCTGTCCGGCGGCATCGCCGATCCGGATGCCGTTCCAGTCGTACAGCGCCTGTGCGCCGCCGGCCGCCACGGCCGCCTTGCACGCGGCCGACTTCGGGCTCTCCGGCCCCTCCGCGTAGCACTGCGAGACACGGCTGACCGGATCGCCCATCGAACCGTGCGCGGACGCGGGCGCGGCGGCGAGCACGGTCAGGGCGAGCGGCGGCAGACCGAGTACGGCGACGACAGCGGCCGTGCGGCGGGCGCGAGCGGGCATGCGGAACTCCTCGAAAGACGGTCCTCGGTGCGGCTGGATCCCGTGGGGTGCTCCGAAGCTAGACCCAAGAAACCGTGAAATCGCCTGCTGGAGGCGGGAGGAGGAGATCCTTATGGTGCGCTTAAGGGGGTGCTCAGACTGTGCTCAGGTAGATAGCGTGCGGCCATGACCGACAGGAATCCGGAGCGGGTCCGCGTGGCCGTCGCCGGCGATGTGCCGACCGTCAAGGCGGTGACGGACGCGGCC from Streptomyces roseochromogenus subsp. oscitans DS 12.976 encodes the following:
- a CDS encoding S1 family peptidase, whose product is MRIKRTTPHNGTARRTRLIAVATGFLAAAAFAAPTAHASDNHFTAAQLTKASDSVGKADVAGTAWAVDSKTNRVVVTADSTVSEAAIARIKRQAGANAEALTIKHTSGKFSKLITGGDAIYGGQYRCSLGFNVHSGSTYYFLTAGHCGQVASTWYSNSGHTTVLGTTVDYSFPGNDFALVRYTNSSIAHPSAVGSQSITSAGTPSVGQTVYRRGSTTGTHSGQVTALNATVHYDSGETVSGLIQTTVCAEGGDSGGPLYAGSVAYGLTSGGSGDCTSGGTTFFQPVTEALSYYGVTLP
- a CDS encoding S1 family peptidase; translated protein: MKHRRIPRRRAALAGAGIAALVAAGVTLQNANASEPAKSAPEAKVLSAPAAGNLASTLLKNLGSGAAGSYYDAQAKSLVVNVLDQGAVKTVEAAGAKARLVTNSLAALDGARTTLKKDATIPGTSWATDPVSNKVVVTADKTVSGAEWTKLSKVVDGLGGKAELQRSKGEFKPFIAGGDAISGSGGRCSLGFNVVKDGQPYFLTAGHCTADISTWSDSSGKEIGQNAESHFPGTDFGLVKYTADVDHPSEVDLYNGSTQKITGAAEATVGMKVTRSGSTTHVHDGTVTGLNATVNYQEGSVSGLIQTDVCAEPGDSGGSLFSGSNAIGLTSGGSGDCTSGGETFIQPVTAALSATGAQIG
- a CDS encoding DNA polymerase III subunit alpha — translated: MPGFVHLHTVSGFSLRYGASHPERLAERASERGMDALALTDRDTVAGVVRFAKACAKAGVRPLLGADLAVEGPARVRADDPVRRERRGTPVRGGAFVDESTPRVTFLARDGARGWADLCRLVTAAHTATDAPRLTWPDNHADGLTVLLGPDSDVGRALAAGRPDRAAKLLAPWREVYGDALRLEAVWHQREGTGPGSLRLAARTVGFAAEQGVRPVLSNAVRYADPGAGPVADVLDAARRLVPIDPAKELDSGEAWLKDAGDMLRVAERVVEAAGYRRDVAYRLLEQTRATAAECLVDPEDDLGIGTVHFPEAYLVGAGRRTAQRVLASRVAAGMVLRGYDDRRDYWARIHEELDVIAYYGYASYFLTVAQVVDDVRKMGIRVAARGSGAGSLVNHLLGIAHADPVEHGLLMERFLSKRRIALPDIDIDVESARRLEVYRAIVDRFGTERVATVAMPETYRVRHAIRDVGAALSMDPAEIDRVAKSFPHIRARDARAALEELPELRKLAGEKEKFGRLWELVEALDALPRGVAMHPCGVLLSDASLLERTPVMPTSGEGFPMSQFDKEDVEDLGLLKLDVLGVRMQSAMAHAVAEVERATGERVDLDAVPPGDAETYELIRSAETLGCFQIESPGQRDLVGRLQPSTFHDLVVDISLFRPGPVAADMVRPFVEARHGRAPVRYPHPDLERPLKETYGVVVFHEQIIHIVDIMTGCGRAEGDAVRRGLSDPESQGRIRVWFAQRAAMNGYDAETIQRTWEIVEAFGSYGFCKAHAVAFAVPTYQSAWLKAHHPAAFYAGLLTHDPGMYPKRLLLADARRRGVPILPLDVNVSGVAHRIELVSESGVWGLRLALSDVHGISEAEARRIAGGQPYSSLVDFWERGRPSRPLAQRLAQVGALDAFGANRRDLQLHLTELHRGARGGGGGQLPLAGGRKTAPAGLPDLTSAERLSAELGVLSMDASRNLMDDHREFLKELGVVSARRLREARHGETVLVAGAKAATQTPPIRSGKRVIFSTLDDGTGLVDLAFFDDSHDACAHTVFHSWLLLVRGVVQRRGPRSLSVVGSAAWNLAELVELRATGGLDEVAARLAEPVAQGADGDPTGGRRIQLPTGYEMHPWADLRPAGQETAQGPSAMKKLWHQSPGSAG
- a CDS encoding DNA polymerase Y family protein, with the translated sequence MTILCVRFQLPPMYEAALPGLLGLLEDFTPVVEALSPDGALADLRGAERYFGRSAVELASVIRVRALARHGVDCVIGAGPGPTLARVALRDARPGVTCVVPEDPDGIAEFLAERPVSALPGVGAATARTLGEYGLDTLGLVAAAPLSTLQRLIGAKAGRELREKASGVDRDRVVPNAVSRSLATERAFGIDELDPGRHRRALLSAAEEIGARLRAVEKICRTLTLTVRYADRSSTTRSRTLKEPTAHSAALTKVAYGMYEALGLQRARVRALTLRAEGLAPADQASHQLTFDPVDEKVRRIEEVADRARAKFGPRAVMPGALGRDCGSTAVSWPRAA
- a CDS encoding cupin domain-containing protein — its product is MDALRKVTGDGEQGGGQGHGARFVSYATPLTGSKELCAWRGEIPAGIKAPAHTVSREEIFHLLVGELLITLDGRTDRIGAGDTVIVNPGTTLAVENPTDHTALSWVTTSIGLEAELTDGSRITPPWAS
- a CDS encoding MarR family winged helix-turn-helix transcriptional regulator, which gives rise to MALSAALLAVAGDLTQRIHDGVVARGFTDLRPAHGFTFARLAPGGATVTDLAVHLGVTKQAASQLVDEIVRKGYAERRPHPQDVRARLVVLTERGWACTRAAEEAAAEVVGAWAGLLGEGEVRVLGERLARIAPHGPIRPAW
- a CDS encoding esterase/lipase family protein — its product is MLPWKRVLRPLAALLLTAAVATVPAATAAAADTGPSSGWNDFSCKPSADHPRPVVLVHGTLGNSVDNWLSLAPYLKDRGYCVYSLDYGQLTGVPLFYGLGPIDKSAEQLSAFVDKVLAATGAAKADLVGHSQGGMMPRYYLKFLGGAAKVNALVGLAPDNHGATLSGLTNLLPYFPGATDLIKATTPGLADQIPGSDFLTQLNAGGDTVPGVHYTVIATKYDEVATPWQSQYLSGSDVHNVLLQDLCPLDLTEHVAIGLFDRIAFHEVANALDPADATATTCASAFS
- a CDS encoding lytic polysaccharide monooxygenase auxiliary activity family 9 protein; this translates as MPARARRTAAVVAVLGLPPLALTVLAAAPASAHGSMGDPVSRVSQCYAEGPESPKSAACKAAVAAGGAQALYDWNGIRIGDAAGQHQKLIPDGKLCSANNEEFKGLDLARADWPVTSVHSGSYTFKYRVTAQHKGTFKVYLTKPGYDPARPLAWSELDLEHPVATSTDPVASGGLYTFSGTLPERSGKQLLYAIWQRSDSPEAFYSCSDVDFGGAGAANPGNSPAPTASTPSDRQIAAGADKSTMTMPHHRQGGDATSTPAQQPGTAAAPNAPKAAGAARNLAETGTSTGTSYVAIGGAAALALGSAALFLSVRRRSAGGAHRR